In Gossypium hirsutum isolate 1008001.06 chromosome D06, Gossypium_hirsutum_v2.1, whole genome shotgun sequence, one genomic interval encodes:
- the LOC107901956 gene encoding ATP synthase gamma chain, chloroplastic produces MSCSNLTMWVSSKPSLSDTSSLSFRSFISPFQLPSQSSTPGNPSRSSSVTPVHCGLRELRDRIDSVKNTQKITEAMKLVAAAKVRRAQEAVVNGRPFSESLVEVLYNINEQLQTEDIDAPLTNVRPVKKVALVVVTGDRGLCGGFNNAIIKKAEARIAELKQLGLDYTIISVGKKGNSYFIRRPYIPVDKFLDGSSLPTAKEAQAIADDVFSLFVSEEVDKVELLYTKFVSLVKSDPVIHTLLPLSPKGEICDVNGVCVDAAEDEFFRLTTREGKLTVEREVMRTQTADFSPILQFEQDPVQILDALLPLYLNSQVLRALQESLASELAARMSAMSNATDNAQELKKTLSIVYNRQRQAKITGEILEIVAGANALV; encoded by the coding sequence ATGTCTTGCTCAAATCTGACAATGTGGGTGTCCTCAAAACCCTCTCTTTCTGACACTTCTTCACTCTCTTTCCGTTCTTTCATCAGCCCTTTTCAGCTCCCATCTCAGAGCTCAACCCCCGGTAACCCTTCCAGGTCCTCATCTGTAACCCCAGTTCACTGTGGTCTTCGTGAGCTTAGAGACCGTATTGATTCAGTAAAGAACACGCAGAAGATCACTGAAGCCATGAAACTTGTGGCTGCTGCTAAAGTTAGGAGAGCACAAGAAGCTGTTGTCAATGGCAGACCTTTCTCTGAGTCCCTGGTTGAAGTTCTTTACAACATCAATGAACAGCTCCAGACTGAAGACATAGATGCTCCTCTCACAAACGTCAGGCCTGTCAAAAAAGTTGCTTTGGTTGTTGTTACTGGTGATCGTGGTCTCTGTGGAGGTTTTAACAATGCTATCATCAAGAAAGCTGAAGCTAGAATTGCAGAATTGAAGCAGCTTGGACTTGATTATACAATAATCAGTGTGGGGAAAAAGGGTAATTCATATTTCATCCGCAGGCCCTACATCCCAGTGGACAAATTCCTAGATGGTAGCTCACTCCCTACAGCTAAAGAAGCTCAGGCAATTGCTGATGATGTTTTTTCACTCTTTGTTAGTGAAGAAGTCGATAAAGTGGAGCTTTTGTACACCAAATTCGTATCCTTGGTTAAGTCTGATCCTGTGATTCATACTTTGCTTCCACTGTCACCAAAGGGTGAAATCTGTGATGTAAATGGTGTTTGTGTTGATGCTGCTGAGGATGAGTTCTTCAGATTGACAACCAGGGAAGGGAAACTGACGGTGGAGAGAGAAGTTATGAGGACTCAGACAGCTGATTTCTCTCCCATTTTGCAGTTTGAGCAGGACCCAGTTCAGATTCTTGATGCTTTGTTGCCTCTTTATCTCAACAGCCAGGTTCTGAGGGCTTTGCAGGAATCACTAGCCAGTGAGCTTGCAGCTAGGATGAGTGCCATGAGCAATGCTACTGATAATGCCCAGGAACTGAAAAAGACCTTGTCTATCGTCTACAACCGGCAGCGTCAAGCGAAAATCACCGGAGAGATATTGGAGATTGTTGCTGGTGCCAATGCTTTGGTCTAA
- the LOC121218552 gene encoding uncharacterized protein: MPNGRKTCGSFLGSGHTCGLYDQYGAVLRPLTQVLNGVVFCTININFKTLKLAAIFCLERKPRAKLHPHAPLQHRSPKSNGFDRNQRGIRRRTYRCTAVRRSPAGVYGGACEEWLEGVVAHA, encoded by the exons ATGCCCAATGGTCGCAAAACGTGCGGATCCTTCCTCGGGTCGGGTCACACATGCGGGTTATATGACCAATATGGCGCCGTTTTAAGGCCACTGACGCAGGTcttaaacggtgtcgttttctgcaccataaatataaactttaaaaccctaaaattagcAGCCATCTTTTGTCTTGAAAGAAAACCTAGAGCAAAGCTACACCCCCATGCACCGCTTCAGCATCGGAGCCCCAAGTCGAATGGTTTTGATCGGAACCAACGAGGGATTCGACGGCGGACTTATAG GTGTACGGCCGTACGGAGGAGTCCAGCTGGAGTGTACGGAGGCGCGTGTGAGGAGTGGCTCGAAGGTGTGGTGGCGCACGCATGA